The Cronobacter sakazakii genome has a window encoding:
- a CDS encoding lysozyme inhibitor LprI family protein has translation MKLTTVLLIAVPFIPAAAQAVSFQFGKELAPCFSLPEYAENGKSQSECKAQARERSDLALSKAIERLYKTIDNNYDDPFKLNDLGGVTMSAVFRERFARSHALWLLSREAFCAARASLVGEWAPTQYDLETQCVIDMNHARQHEIESLYGLTP, from the coding sequence ATGAAATTAACAACGGTACTTCTCATCGCGGTGCCTTTTATTCCCGCTGCCGCACAGGCCGTTTCTTTCCAGTTTGGTAAAGAACTCGCTCCCTGCTTTTCTCTGCCGGAATATGCAGAAAACGGAAAAAGCCAGTCAGAGTGCAAAGCGCAGGCGAGAGAACGTTCAGATCTGGCGCTCAGTAAAGCCATTGAACGGCTCTATAAAACAATCGATAACAATTATGACGATCCCTTCAAATTAAACGATTTGGGAGGCGTGACAATGAGCGCCGTCTTCCGGGAAAGATTTGCGCGCTCACATGCGCTCTGGCTGCTATCCAGAGAGGCATTCTGTGCGGCGCGCGCTTCCCTTGTCGGGGAATGGGCACCCACGCAGTACGACCTTGAAACTCAGTGTGTTATCGACATGAATCATGCACGGCAGCATGAAATTGAAAGTCTTTACGGGCTAACTCCCTGA
- a CDS encoding lysozyme inhibitor LprI family protein, whose protein sequence is MRKIVFLVSTLLISHNLMAADQKDITADNAVDQCLDKYYEFSSECLEDLNDKTEAELTKAYETKLKALERVDYTKWWMGDEDRKKRMIEAFRKSQHDWLTYRDGYCDVATTAAQGTHFLGAASVGCNINMNRQRIKEIQMLHITSLE, encoded by the coding sequence ATGAGAAAAATCGTCTTTCTCGTTTCCACGCTTTTGATCAGCCATAACTTAATGGCTGCCGATCAGAAAGATATTACCGCGGATAACGCCGTCGACCAGTGCTTAGATAAGTATTACGAATTCAGCAGCGAGTGTCTGGAAGATCTCAACGATAAAACCGAAGCCGAACTCACAAAGGCGTATGAGACGAAGCTTAAAGCGCTGGAGCGTGTTGATTACACCAAATGGTGGATGGGCGATGAAGATCGTAAAAAAAGGATGATTGAGGCCTTTCGCAAAAGCCAGCATGACTGGCTGACCTATCGGGACGGTTACTGCGACGTAGCGACTACCGCAGCGCAGGGTACTCACTTTCTCGGTGCGGCATCAGTAGGTTGTAACATCAATATGAACAGACAGCGTATTAAAGAAATACAGATGCTTCACATAACGAGCCTGGAATAA
- a CDS encoding toxin-antitoxin system HicB family antitoxin, translated as MSTVQRDKQPKGNGKAPAFQIRITPELKAQFEEAAKAQGMSLGNWFKNLGREELKRLGLKPKN; from the coding sequence ATGTCAACTGTACAACGTGACAAACAACCCAAAGGAAACGGCAAAGCCCCCGCTTTTCAGATTAGGATTACCCCTGAACTTAAAGCGCAGTTTGAGGAAGCTGCAAAGGCGCAGGGAATGAGCCTTGGAAACTGGTTTAAAAACCTGGGGCGGGAAGAATTGAAACGATTAGGCTTAAAACCTAAAAATTAA